A region from the Saccharomonospora azurea NA-128 genome encodes:
- the ectA gene encoding diaminobutyrate acetyltransferase, which translates to MSGKHSERANGDNQSAGRIVIETPTKQDGAALWRIARDSQKLDLNSSYAYLLWCVDFADTSVVARVDGEIVGFVIGYRRPTDPESVLVWQVAVDSSQRGRGLAGTLLDDLFGKLVDSGVRYLDTTITPDNEASIRLFSSFAKRWNATLERSRLFDVDDFPDEHEPEDLFRVGPLSSARRPQ; encoded by the coding sequence ATGTCCGGAAAGCACTCAGAGCGTGCCAACGGCGATAATCAATCGGCGGGCCGCATTGTGATCGAAACGCCGACCAAGCAGGACGGCGCGGCCTTGTGGCGAATCGCTCGCGATTCGCAGAAGTTGGATCTCAACTCGTCGTACGCCTACCTACTGTGGTGTGTCGATTTCGCCGACACGTCGGTCGTCGCACGCGTCGACGGGGAAATTGTTGGTTTCGTCATCGGCTACCGTCGCCCCACGGACCCCGAGTCCGTGCTGGTGTGGCAGGTCGCCGTCGACTCGTCACAGCGAGGGCGCGGCCTGGCGGGCACGCTGCTCGACGACCTGTTCGGCAAGCTCGTGGACTCCGGAGTGCGCTACCTGGACACCACGATCACGCCTGACAACGAGGCGTCGATCCGGCTGTTCTCCTCGTTCGCGAAGAGGTGGAACGCCACGCTGGAGCGGTCGCGGCTGTTCGATGTGGACGATTTCCCCGACGAGCACGAGCCCGAGGATCTCTTCCGCGTCGGCCCGCTTTCGAGCGCCCGGCGACCACAGTGA